In Juglans microcarpa x Juglans regia isolate MS1-56 chromosome 4S, Jm3101_v1.0, whole genome shotgun sequence, a single window of DNA contains:
- the LOC121263617 gene encoding kinesin-like protein KIN-14S isoform X2 has translation MDDRTVEMVSENCDYFASNCDLKPSSPSPSDQETQTCDKEQTPETETSESGIDDEQTEGNSNFPNENSLSNGIQETSPDPGQTLPILQKIVYLSTKVQDLKKEHTILSDQVKLTTDSFPGFEVQNTLRILSTDYERLKKKYAEESSERKRLYNELIELKGNIRVFCRCRPLNDNEITDGCTSVVEFDSSQDNELQVICSDSSKKQFKFDRVFRPEDNQDAVFAQTKPVIASVLDGYNVCIFAYGQTGTGKTFTMEGTPEDRGVNYRTLEELFRISEERGGIMRYGLFVSMLEVYNEKIRDLLVENTHQPVKKLEIKQAAEGTQEVPGLVEARVYSTEDVWEMLKSGSQVRSVGSTNANELSSRSHCLLRVTVKAENLINGQCTKSHLWLVDLAGSERVGKTEVEGERLKESQFINKSLSALGDVISALASKTAHIPYRNSKLTHMLQSSLGGDCKTLMFVQISPNAADLGETLCSLNFASRVRGIESGPARKQVDINELFKYKQMAEKLKHDEKETKKLQDNLQSVQLRLSAREHICRNLQEKVRDLENQLAEERKTRLKQETRVLSTGSAQLSALSSLKQAAQKSITEKKPPLGPSKLRLPLRRITNFLPPPSPKPPRKTGSTTSIVPASTAGKENFYTTTMVATNSKSLMKPRRFSVAVRPPPFSTTTTTTTKVLQPRRRVSIATLRPESSSHMTTPLHPSASRFKHGSAIGRQSFVRDSRKARYSRLFSPLPESRRAVESTPTALRSSSKFMGSPPTHAGSSKLGNPTVVALQRKALVWSPLKLRSLKTNRKPSLLPSRPSMQ, from the exons ATGgatg ATCGAACCGTGGAAATGGTCTCAGAAAACTGTGATTATTTCGCATCTAATTGTGATTTGAAGCCTTCGTCCCCATCTCCTTCAG ATCAAGAAACTCAAACTTGTGACAAAG aGCAAACTCCAGAGACTGAAACTAGCGAATCAGGCATTGATGACG aACAAACTGAGGGAAATTCTAATTTCCCGAATGAGAATAGCTTGTCAAATGGAATCCAAGAAACTTCTCCAGACCCGGGGCAGACACTTCCCATATTGCAGAAAATCGTATATTTGAGCACCAAAGTGCAG GATCTGAAGAAAGAGCACACCATCCTATCTGATCAAGTGAAGCTCACTACAGATTCTTTCCCTGGCTTTGAAGTTCAGAACACTCTTCGTATTCTAA GTACTGATTATGAGCGTTTAAAGAAGAAGTACGCCGAGGAGTCATCTGAACGTAAGAGGCTTTACAATGAACTAATTGAGCTTAAAGGCAATATCAGGGTCTTCTGCAGATGTAGACCATTAAACGACAATGAAATTACTGATGGGTGTACCTCCGTTGTTGAATTTGACTCATCTCAAGATAATGAGCTGCAGGTTATTTGCTCTGATTCTTCAAAAAAGCAATTTAAGTTTGATCGTGTCTTTAGGCCTGAGGACAACCAAG ATGCTGTTTTCGCTCAAACTAAGCCTGTCATTGCTTCGGTGTTGGATGGGTATAATGTCTGCATATTTGCCTATGGACAAACTGGAACGGGGAAGACATTTACAATGGAGGGAACACCCGAAGATAGGGGAGTAAACTACAGGACACTAGAGGAGTTGTTTCGGATTTCTGAAGAGAGAGGTGGCATTATGAGATATGGATTGTTTGTTAGCATGTTAGAAGTTTACAATGAGAAGATACGGGACCTACTGGTTGAAAACACCCATCAGCCTGTAAAGAA ATTGGAGATAAAGCAAGCAGCAGAGGGAACACAGGAAGTCCCAGGACTCGTTGAAGCTCGTGTTTATAGTACTGAGGATGTTTGGGAAATGCTGAAGTCTGGAAGCCAAGTGAGATCTGTTGGGTCCACCAATGCTAACGAGCTCAGCAGCCGTTCTCACTG CTTGTTGAGAGTGACAGTTAAGGcggaaaatttaataaatggaCAGTGCACAAAAAGTCATCTTTGGCTCGTAGACTTGGCTGGTAGTGAGCGTGTGGGGAAGACTGAAGTTGAAGGTGAAAGATTGAAAGAATCTCAGTTCATTAATAAATCCCTCTCAGCGCTTGGTGATGTTATTTCTGCCCTCGCTTCAAAAACAGCTCACATTCCTTAcag GAACTCCAAGCTTACTCATATGCTGCAAAGCTCTCTAG GAGGAGATTGCAAAACCCTGATGTTTGTCCAGATCAGCCCAAATGCAGCAGATCTAGGAGAAACTCTTTGTTCACTGAATTTTGCCAGCCGAGTCCGTGGAATCGAGAGTGGCCCTGCTCGCAAACAGGTGGACATTAACGAGCTTTTCAAGTACAAGCAAATG gCAGAAAAGCTCAAGCATGATGAGAAGGAAACAAAGAAATTACAGGATAACTTGCAGTCTGTGCAGTTAAGGCTTTCTGCCAGAGAACATATCTGCAGGAATCTTCAAGAGAAG GTTCGAGACCTTGAGAACCAACTGGCAGAGGAAAGGAAAACCAGACTAAAACAGGAAACTAGAGTTTTGTCTACCGGTTCTGCTCAGCTGTCAGCATTGTCATCTTTAAAGCAAGCAGCACAGAAGTCTATAACAGAGAAGAAGCCACCACTGGGTCCTTCAAAGCTGAGGTTGCCACTGCGAAGAATTACCAATTTCCTGCCCCCACCATCTCCGAAACCACCCAGAAAGACTGGCTCAACCACTTCTATCGTCCCAGCTTCAACTGCTGGAAAAGAGAACTTTTACACAACAACAATGGTGGCAACAAACAGTAAAAGCCTCATGAAACCAAGACGGTTTTCTGTTGCCGTGAGGCCACCTCCTTtttcaacaacaacaacaacaacaacaaaggtTCTTCAGCCAAGGAGACGGGTATCCATTGCTACCCTCCGCCCGGAATCCAGCTCTCACATGACAACACCACTCCACCCCTCTGCATCTCGATTCAAACATGGCAGTGCAATAGGCAGGCAGTCATTTGTGAGGGACTCAAGGAAGGCACGATATTCTAGGTTGTTCTCTCCATTGCCAGAGTCAAGAAGAGCAGTAGAGTCAACCCCGACTGCCTTGAGGAGCAGTAGTAAGTTTATGGGGAGTCCCCCAACACATGCCGGTTCATCAAAATTGGGGAATCCAACAGTTGTTGCACTACAACGGAAGGCATTGGTGTGGAGTCCACTGAAGTTGAGAAGCTTGAAAACTAACAGGAAACCCTCATTATTGCCTTCTCGGCCCTCTATGCAATAA
- the LOC121263617 gene encoding kinesin-like protein KIN-14S isoform X1, with translation MDDRTVEMVSENCDYFASNCDLKPSSPSPSEFIKTLTSSSAYISNQETQTCDKEQTPETETSESGIDDEQTEGNSNFPNENSLSNGIQETSPDPGQTLPILQKIVYLSTKVQDLKKEHTILSDQVKLTTDSFPGFEVQNTLRILSTDYERLKKKYAEESSERKRLYNELIELKGNIRVFCRCRPLNDNEITDGCTSVVEFDSSQDNELQVICSDSSKKQFKFDRVFRPEDNQDAVFAQTKPVIASVLDGYNVCIFAYGQTGTGKTFTMEGTPEDRGVNYRTLEELFRISEERGGIMRYGLFVSMLEVYNEKIRDLLVENTHQPVKKLEIKQAAEGTQEVPGLVEARVYSTEDVWEMLKSGSQVRSVGSTNANELSSRSHCLLRVTVKAENLINGQCTKSHLWLVDLAGSERVGKTEVEGERLKESQFINKSLSALGDVISALASKTAHIPYRNSKLTHMLQSSLGGDCKTLMFVQISPNAADLGETLCSLNFASRVRGIESGPARKQVDINELFKYKQMAEKLKHDEKETKKLQDNLQSVQLRLSAREHICRNLQEKVRDLENQLAEERKTRLKQETRVLSTGSAQLSALSSLKQAAQKSITEKKPPLGPSKLRLPLRRITNFLPPPSPKPPRKTGSTTSIVPASTAGKENFYTTTMVATNSKSLMKPRRFSVAVRPPPFSTTTTTTTKVLQPRRRVSIATLRPESSSHMTTPLHPSASRFKHGSAIGRQSFVRDSRKARYSRLFSPLPESRRAVESTPTALRSSSKFMGSPPTHAGSSKLGNPTVVALQRKALVWSPLKLRSLKTNRKPSLLPSRPSMQ, from the exons ATGgatg ATCGAACCGTGGAAATGGTCTCAGAAAACTGTGATTATTTCGCATCTAATTGTGATTTGAAGCCTTCGTCCCCATCTCCTTCAG aattcATTAAAACATTAACTTCAAGTTCTGCTTACATTTCAAATCAAGAAACTCAAACTTGTGACAAAG aGCAAACTCCAGAGACTGAAACTAGCGAATCAGGCATTGATGACG aACAAACTGAGGGAAATTCTAATTTCCCGAATGAGAATAGCTTGTCAAATGGAATCCAAGAAACTTCTCCAGACCCGGGGCAGACACTTCCCATATTGCAGAAAATCGTATATTTGAGCACCAAAGTGCAG GATCTGAAGAAAGAGCACACCATCCTATCTGATCAAGTGAAGCTCACTACAGATTCTTTCCCTGGCTTTGAAGTTCAGAACACTCTTCGTATTCTAA GTACTGATTATGAGCGTTTAAAGAAGAAGTACGCCGAGGAGTCATCTGAACGTAAGAGGCTTTACAATGAACTAATTGAGCTTAAAGGCAATATCAGGGTCTTCTGCAGATGTAGACCATTAAACGACAATGAAATTACTGATGGGTGTACCTCCGTTGTTGAATTTGACTCATCTCAAGATAATGAGCTGCAGGTTATTTGCTCTGATTCTTCAAAAAAGCAATTTAAGTTTGATCGTGTCTTTAGGCCTGAGGACAACCAAG ATGCTGTTTTCGCTCAAACTAAGCCTGTCATTGCTTCGGTGTTGGATGGGTATAATGTCTGCATATTTGCCTATGGACAAACTGGAACGGGGAAGACATTTACAATGGAGGGAACACCCGAAGATAGGGGAGTAAACTACAGGACACTAGAGGAGTTGTTTCGGATTTCTGAAGAGAGAGGTGGCATTATGAGATATGGATTGTTTGTTAGCATGTTAGAAGTTTACAATGAGAAGATACGGGACCTACTGGTTGAAAACACCCATCAGCCTGTAAAGAA ATTGGAGATAAAGCAAGCAGCAGAGGGAACACAGGAAGTCCCAGGACTCGTTGAAGCTCGTGTTTATAGTACTGAGGATGTTTGGGAAATGCTGAAGTCTGGAAGCCAAGTGAGATCTGTTGGGTCCACCAATGCTAACGAGCTCAGCAGCCGTTCTCACTG CTTGTTGAGAGTGACAGTTAAGGcggaaaatttaataaatggaCAGTGCACAAAAAGTCATCTTTGGCTCGTAGACTTGGCTGGTAGTGAGCGTGTGGGGAAGACTGAAGTTGAAGGTGAAAGATTGAAAGAATCTCAGTTCATTAATAAATCCCTCTCAGCGCTTGGTGATGTTATTTCTGCCCTCGCTTCAAAAACAGCTCACATTCCTTAcag GAACTCCAAGCTTACTCATATGCTGCAAAGCTCTCTAG GAGGAGATTGCAAAACCCTGATGTTTGTCCAGATCAGCCCAAATGCAGCAGATCTAGGAGAAACTCTTTGTTCACTGAATTTTGCCAGCCGAGTCCGTGGAATCGAGAGTGGCCCTGCTCGCAAACAGGTGGACATTAACGAGCTTTTCAAGTACAAGCAAATG gCAGAAAAGCTCAAGCATGATGAGAAGGAAACAAAGAAATTACAGGATAACTTGCAGTCTGTGCAGTTAAGGCTTTCTGCCAGAGAACATATCTGCAGGAATCTTCAAGAGAAG GTTCGAGACCTTGAGAACCAACTGGCAGAGGAAAGGAAAACCAGACTAAAACAGGAAACTAGAGTTTTGTCTACCGGTTCTGCTCAGCTGTCAGCATTGTCATCTTTAAAGCAAGCAGCACAGAAGTCTATAACAGAGAAGAAGCCACCACTGGGTCCTTCAAAGCTGAGGTTGCCACTGCGAAGAATTACCAATTTCCTGCCCCCACCATCTCCGAAACCACCCAGAAAGACTGGCTCAACCACTTCTATCGTCCCAGCTTCAACTGCTGGAAAAGAGAACTTTTACACAACAACAATGGTGGCAACAAACAGTAAAAGCCTCATGAAACCAAGACGGTTTTCTGTTGCCGTGAGGCCACCTCCTTtttcaacaacaacaacaacaacaacaaaggtTCTTCAGCCAAGGAGACGGGTATCCATTGCTACCCTCCGCCCGGAATCCAGCTCTCACATGACAACACCACTCCACCCCTCTGCATCTCGATTCAAACATGGCAGTGCAATAGGCAGGCAGTCATTTGTGAGGGACTCAAGGAAGGCACGATATTCTAGGTTGTTCTCTCCATTGCCAGAGTCAAGAAGAGCAGTAGAGTCAACCCCGACTGCCTTGAGGAGCAGTAGTAAGTTTATGGGGAGTCCCCCAACACATGCCGGTTCATCAAAATTGGGGAATCCAACAGTTGTTGCACTACAACGGAAGGCATTGGTGTGGAGTCCACTGAAGTTGAGAAGCTTGAAAACTAACAGGAAACCCTCATTATTGCCTTCTCGGCCCTCTATGCAATAA
- the LOC121261838 gene encoding microtubule-binding protein TANGLED-like yields the protein MVARTPPKQTKMAAPLNPVLLRETVKKVDRCMARLQELQYTVTGGTKVISGVSLSPRSTRGYLRTSLRCKQESVRIKNAASKISPGKFPAPQSAGEWRRMSLPAMLVGETVGEILQASQFAREIAAAVANKTTLEDPKTPVTHRRNQKPQLENTELRSRRKREKQNKLQLIRSESDSPSLQRARSRINFKVSSPPKVRELGKENNRYLANRVSPKNRPWVKKTVLFPNPLFLSTASAKQQNFCKTRSPVTARNKETPHKFLIKSPSSASSKFQVKIKSPPVVGSLSPTRPKSLTQKSPKMSAALKFRRSFSPSRLATRLASPLRSTKGVRSFSPSRLATKLASPLRSRKGGAQKSDGLMSGLRQRPTLTTMRL from the exons ATGGTAGCGAGAACCCCACCAAAGCAGACGAAAATGGCAGCGCCTCTCAATCCGGTCCTACTCAGAGAAACTGTAAAAAAG GTGGATAGGTGTATGGCTAGGTTGCAGGAGCTGCAGTATACCGTGACAGGCGGGACAAAGGTGATCTCCGGGGTGAGTCTCAGCCCTCGAAGTACCAGAGGCTATCTGAGGACTAGTCTCAGATGCAAGCAAGAGTCTGTAAG GATCAAGAATGCTGCTTCCAAGATATCTCCAGGGAAGTTTCCAGCTCCTCAATCagcag GGGAGTGGCGCAGGATGTCATTACCAGCAATGCTTGTAGGAGAAACAGTTGGAGAAATTCTACAGGCAAGCCAATTTGCGAGAGAAATAGCAGCAGCAGTTGCCAACAAAACCACCCTTGAAGATCCAAAAACTCCGGTAACTCATCGGAGAAACCAGAAGCCACAACTCGAAAACACGGAATTAAGGAGCAGAAGAAAGAGGGAGAAGCAAAACAAGCTGCAATTAATTCGATCGGAGTCTGATTCACCATCACTCCAAAGGGCTCGATCACGAATCAACTTCAAGGTTTCCTCACCTCCAAAGGTCAGAGAACTGGGAAAAGAAAACAACCGATACTTGGCAAATAGGGTATCCCCAAAGAATAGGCCGTGGGTGAAAAAGACCGTTCTATTCCCCAACCCATTGTTCCTGTCTACAGCTTCTGCAAAGCAACAGAATTTCTGCAAGACAAGGTCTCCCGTTACAGCAAGAAACAAAGAGACACCCCATAAGTTCTTGATTAAGTCCCCGTCCTCGGCTTCTTCCAAGTTTCAAGTCAAGATCAAGAGCCCGCCGGTGGTGGGGTCTCTTTCTCCGACAAGGCCTAAGAGCTTGACCCAGAAGTCACCAAAGATGTCAGCTGCCTTGAAATTTCGCCGGTCTTTCTCTCCTTCAAGACTGGCAACCAGATTGGCGTCTCCATTGAGGAGCACAAAGGGTGTCCGCTCTTTCTCTCCTTCAAGACTGGCAACCAAATTGGCGTCTCCATTGAGGAGTAGAAAAGGAGGTGCCCAGAAGAGTGATGGGCTAATGAGTGGATTGAGACAGCGTCCAACTTTGACAACAATGCGATTATAA